In the genome of Xanthocytophaga agilis, one region contains:
- a CDS encoding alpha/beta hydrolase — protein sequence MKKTIVFIHGMFQNPKSWEKWILYFTARGFNCIAPAWPSHVGDPAQLRANPPAGLGDLMLDDVISAMESTIRAAGGLNEDINEKPILIGHSVGGLLTQIFVNRNLASLGIAISPVAPNMMMTFDWPFFKNVAAITNPFKGDQPFKQTVESFHKNFCNTLSEQHARLAYEETATHDSRNILRGCLGSSAYIELDTPHVPLLFISGKEDQIIPHELVEKNSKAYTDENFRVEYREFANRSHYICGEQGWEEVAMQVFEWMEMQLSQVSKTSV from the coding sequence ATGAAAAAGACGATTGTATTTATTCATGGTATGTTTCAAAATCCCAAAAGCTGGGAAAAATGGATCTTGTATTTTACGGCACGTGGTTTCAACTGTATAGCTCCCGCTTGGCCTAGTCATGTCGGTGATCCTGCTCAATTACGTGCCAATCCTCCAGCTGGTTTGGGTGATTTGATGCTGGATGATGTGATCTCTGCTATGGAAAGTACTATACGGGCAGCAGGTGGTCTGAATGAAGACATAAACGAAAAGCCTATCCTCATTGGCCATTCCGTTGGGGGATTGCTCACACAGATTTTTGTTAACCGGAATCTGGCAAGTTTGGGTATAGCTATCAGTCCGGTAGCACCTAATATGATGATGACCTTTGATTGGCCGTTCTTTAAGAATGTAGCAGCTATCACCAATCCGTTCAAAGGAGATCAACCTTTTAAGCAAACCGTTGAAAGCTTCCATAAAAACTTTTGTAATACATTGAGTGAGCAGCATGCCAGACTAGCCTATGAAGAAACTGCTACACATGACAGCCGCAATATACTCAGAGGATGTTTGGGCTCATCGGCATATATTGAACTGGATACCCCTCATGTACCTTTGTTATTTATCAGTGGAAAAGAAGATCAGATTATTCCACACGAACTGGTCGAAAAGAACAGCAAAGCCTATACAGATGAAAACTTTCGTGTAGAATATCGTGAGTTTGCCAATCGTTCACACTATATCTGTGGCGAACAAGGTTGGGAAGAAGTAGCCATGCAGGTCTTTGAATGGATGGAAATGCAACTGTCTCAGGTTTCTAAAACCAGTGTTTAA
- the tal gene encoding transaldolase, which translates to MKKNTLNPLVQVNELGQSIWLDFINRQLLRDGNLQRLIDEDGLRGMTSNPAIFEKAMTGSNEYDDDIRQLTQQEHTTKEIYEAMAVADVQRACDAFLPVYNDPDNNRTDGYVSLEVAPTLVHDTQGTIEEGRRLWKAVNRPNLMIKVPGTEEGLPAIQTLLTEGINVNVTLLFSVERYRAVAETYIAALAARAASGKPIDGISSVASFFLSRIDLLLDPLLEKIVQSGGEKGALAQEMLGQVAIASAKTAYRVYKEVFSSMRFQELMDKGAATQRLLWASTGNKNPLYSPLKYVESLIGPKTVNTVPLETLQIYRADGKPVIRLEDNLEQAESLLARLPELGIDLETIAAQLEQEGIYKFNDPFEKLMKGLEEKREQFATQTAS; encoded by the coding sequence ATGAAAAAGAATACGTTAAATCCATTGGTACAGGTCAATGAACTAGGTCAGAGCATCTGGTTAGACTTTATTAACCGCCAGCTTCTGAGAGATGGCAATCTGCAACGGCTTATTGATGAAGACGGTTTGCGTGGAATGACTTCTAATCCGGCTATCTTCGAAAAAGCTATGACAGGCAGTAATGAATACGATGATGATATTCGTCAGCTCACTCAACAGGAGCATACGACCAAAGAGATATACGAAGCCATGGCTGTAGCTGATGTACAACGAGCCTGTGATGCTTTTCTTCCTGTGTATAATGATCCGGATAACAATCGTACCGACGGCTATGTAAGCCTGGAAGTTGCCCCCACGCTGGTACATGATACACAGGGTACGATTGAAGAAGGCAGACGTTTATGGAAAGCTGTTAACCGTCCTAACCTGATGATTAAGGTACCAGGGACAGAAGAAGGACTACCTGCCATTCAAACGCTTCTGACCGAAGGCATTAATGTGAATGTCACTTTATTATTTAGTGTGGAGCGTTATCGGGCTGTAGCCGAAACATACATAGCAGCACTGGCAGCACGTGCCGCCAGTGGTAAACCAATTGATGGCATTTCATCAGTAGCCAGCTTCTTTCTTTCCCGGATTGATTTGCTACTAGATCCATTATTGGAAAAGATAGTCCAGTCAGGTGGTGAAAAAGGAGCACTTGCTCAGGAAATGTTGGGTCAGGTAGCCATTGCCAGTGCCAAAACAGCCTACCGCGTTTATAAAGAAGTATTTTCATCCATGCGTTTTCAGGAGTTAATGGATAAAGGAGCAGCCACGCAACGATTGTTATGGGCTAGCACAGGTAATAAAAACCCTCTCTACTCCCCACTCAAATACGTTGAATCACTGATTGGTCCCAAAACAGTTAATACAGTTCCGTTGGAAACGTTACAGATTTACCGGGCAGATGGAAAGCCCGTAATACGTCTGGAAGATAATCTTGAACAAGCAGAATCCTTACTTGCCCGTTTACCAGAGCTAGGAATCGATTTGGAAACTATCGCAGCTCAATTAGAACAAGAAGGTATTTACAAATTCAATGACCCATTTGAGAAGTTGATGAAAGGGCTGGAAGAAAAACGTGAGCAGTTCGCCACTCAAACGGCTAGTTAG
- a CDS encoding chemotaxis protein CheB, whose translation MPLFSLSGQYIIALGASAGGIEAIFDFFDHTLPDEVSYIIIQHLSADHQSHLAQLLAVHSKLSIYEVTTHMKVERNKIYVIPPQHYLTIRGGELFLISKQGHKYPHRTIDTFFEALAADQGNKAIGVILSGMGNDGSKGVIALKKAGGLVLVQDPVTAAYPDMPAHALATGIVDKVLATHAMPEAILRYIEQDKETNPVQTTNQDKEQLSSILPEVQPVHSIGANPDLIIEDDKTMTDIDSSLTEAALSTDIVSTITPDSSFILVSEEKLINEENTIVAILDLLKNQLPFDFSGYKRATIFRRIRKRMAHHHLAESDAYLAFLKVHPLELQVLAQEFLISVTSFFRDPDAFDILEKETIPSILTYNQSDTTHSQNEIKVWVAGCATGEEAYSIAMLIVEYLERHGQKQHVKIFATDLDKNALAVAARGVYPISIENQLIPSRLERFFVREEESYRVIPQLRHMLVFAHHDLGTHPPYCHMDLISCRNLLIYMNSVLQHKIFYQLHFGLKLGGYLFLGASESISTLKPYVQEVSRKWKIYQKTQQAPLRLSHFSLPVIPENLPENLAVSSIRESAFPKPQLGEAVAQVLLEESGQAAVCINEAMQVVQSFGPVEKYLLPKVLTFQLPELLPEPLAIAFGAGLHRINNMSQQPHAQVTLTGIVLSTEPFRSVRLKLQQIKDKRNMQSLLVLFSEEMPHSNPSPDRQQNKEAAFRESTLQPDREEHPSSQHAVEQFHHSQHTMEYIVHLEEELKNARERLLQAHEKLDLSRENMLSFNEELLSVNEELQSANEEQQSVNEEIQTINNEYQLKIRELTELNDDLNNYFRSNQNGQLFVDSDLRLKKFSPAAVQHINMRESDIGRPLGHITTNIRFETLLTDIQKVIASGQSIVREAESVTGNYYQVMTVPYIRLNDQKVDGAIITFYDISHLKKTQEELQVSNQSLLRINAELDTFVYAASHDLLAPLANIEGLILLLQDNKTTDKEKHSFYEMIEQALKRFRTLVKELAYIGNMESQIVQQQDLVNWAELFEDIRLSILDQLNATQATIKTDFQVAVITVSRKSVRSILYNLISNAVKYRSVNRKPEILIRTESLPGFQLLTVQDNGKGMDAEQLPQIFSLYHRIEQHIEGQGIGLYLVKKLIYAAGGKIEVESSLDKGTIFRLYFKSE comes from the coding sequence ATGCCACTCTTTTCTCTGTCAGGTCAGTATATTATTGCCCTGGGCGCTTCTGCCGGTGGCATTGAGGCTATTTTCGACTTTTTTGATCATACCTTACCGGATGAAGTATCCTATATCATCATTCAGCACTTGTCTGCCGATCATCAGAGTCATCTGGCACAGCTATTGGCAGTCCATAGCAAGCTGTCTATCTATGAGGTAACGACTCATATGAAAGTAGAACGGAACAAAATATATGTAATTCCACCCCAACATTACCTGACTATTCGGGGAGGAGAGCTATTTTTGATCAGTAAACAAGGTCATAAATATCCCCATCGAACGATTGATACATTCTTTGAGGCACTTGCCGCTGATCAGGGCAATAAGGCCATCGGTGTGATTCTTTCCGGAATGGGAAATGATGGAAGCAAAGGCGTGATAGCATTAAAAAAAGCAGGGGGTCTCGTGTTGGTGCAAGATCCTGTAACAGCTGCGTATCCGGACATGCCTGCACATGCCTTGGCTACCGGTATAGTAGATAAGGTTCTTGCCACACATGCTATGCCTGAGGCCATTCTGCGCTATATAGAGCAAGACAAGGAAACTAATCCGGTGCAAACAACTAACCAGGATAAAGAACAACTATCATCTATTTTGCCTGAGGTGCAGCCAGTTCATTCTATTGGTGCAAACCCTGACCTGATCATCGAAGACGATAAGACAATGACAGACATTGACTCATCTCTTACAGAGGCTGCCTTATCTACTGATATTGTATCAACCATTACACCCGACAGCTCATTTATACTCGTCAGCGAAGAAAAGCTTATCAACGAAGAAAACACCATTGTAGCCATTCTGGATCTGTTAAAAAATCAGTTGCCGTTTGATTTCTCCGGATACAAACGTGCCACCATCTTCCGTCGTATCCGTAAACGGATGGCTCACCACCATCTTGCTGAGTCTGACGCCTATCTGGCTTTTTTAAAAGTTCATCCTTTGGAACTTCAGGTATTGGCTCAGGAGTTTCTCATCAGTGTTACCTCATTTTTTCGTGATCCGGATGCTTTTGATATTCTCGAAAAAGAAACGATTCCTTCTATACTTACTTATAATCAATCAGATACTACCCACTCACAGAATGAGATCAAAGTATGGGTGGCGGGCTGTGCCACAGGCGAAGAAGCTTACTCTATTGCTATGCTGATTGTGGAGTATCTGGAGCGACATGGTCAGAAGCAGCATGTGAAAATCTTTGCTACGGATCTGGACAAAAACGCGCTGGCTGTAGCTGCCCGTGGAGTATATCCGATCAGTATCGAAAATCAGTTGATTCCTTCGCGACTGGAGCGTTTTTTTGTCAGGGAAGAAGAGTCTTATCGGGTTATACCTCAGCTACGACACATGCTTGTCTTTGCGCATCATGACTTAGGGACTCACCCACCCTATTGTCATATGGATCTGATCAGTTGCCGGAATCTTTTGATTTACATGAATTCTGTGCTTCAACACAAGATTTTCTATCAGTTGCATTTTGGTCTGAAGCTGGGGGGATATTTATTTCTGGGAGCCAGTGAGTCTATTTCTACCCTCAAGCCTTATGTGCAGGAAGTTAGCCGCAAATGGAAAATCTATCAGAAAACGCAGCAGGCTCCGTTGCGCCTGAGTCATTTTTCGCTGCCAGTAATACCGGAAAATCTGCCTGAAAACCTGGCTGTAAGCTCTATACGTGAAAGTGCCTTTCCGAAACCACAATTGGGAGAAGCCGTTGCACAGGTACTGCTGGAAGAATCCGGACAGGCGGCTGTATGTATCAATGAAGCCATGCAGGTAGTACAATCTTTTGGCCCGGTAGAAAAATATTTATTACCCAAAGTTCTTACCTTTCAATTGCCAGAGTTGTTACCAGAGCCATTGGCAATTGCCTTTGGTGCTGGCTTACACCGAATAAACAATATGAGTCAACAACCCCATGCACAAGTGACTCTTACAGGCATTGTTCTGTCCACAGAGCCTTTCAGGTCAGTACGCCTGAAGCTACAACAAATCAAGGATAAGCGAAATATGCAGTCTTTGCTGGTGCTGTTCAGTGAAGAAATGCCACATAGCAACCCCAGTCCGGATAGACAACAGAATAAGGAAGCTGCTTTCAGAGAAAGTACACTACAACCGGATCGTGAAGAACACCCCTCTTCCCAACATGCTGTTGAACAGTTTCATCATTCGCAGCATACCATGGAATATATTGTCCATCTTGAAGAAGAACTCAAAAATGCACGGGAACGCTTGCTGCAGGCGCATGAGAAGCTGGATCTTTCCAGAGAGAATATGCTTTCCTTTAATGAGGAACTCCTGTCTGTCAATGAAGAATTGCAGAGCGCTAACGAAGAACAACAATCTGTCAATGAAGAAATACAAACGATTAATAATGAATATCAGCTTAAGATCCGCGAACTTACCGAACTCAATGATGATCTGAACAATTATTTTCGAAGTAATCAGAATGGACAGTTATTTGTAGATTCAGATCTAAGGCTTAAAAAATTCTCTCCAGCTGCTGTCCAGCACATTAATATGCGGGAGAGTGACATTGGACGACCTCTGGGCCATATTACGACCAACATCCGCTTTGAAACCTTGCTCACTGATATACAAAAGGTTATTGCCAGTGGGCAATCGATTGTCAGGGAAGCAGAGTCTGTTACAGGTAATTATTATCAGGTAATGACCGTTCCATACATTCGCCTTAATGATCAGAAAGTTGACGGAGCCATTATTACATTTTATGATATTTCCCATTTAAAGAAAACACAGGAAGAACTTCAGGTAAGCAATCAGAGTCTGCTGCGCATCAATGCAGAGCTGGACACATTTGTATATGCGGCATCTCATGATCTGCTGGCTCCGCTCGCTAATATTGAGGGGCTTATTCTTTTGTTACAGGACAACAAGACCACTGACAAAGAAAAGCATTCGTTTTATGAGATGATTGAGCAGGCACTGAAACGATTCAGGACTTTGGTAAAAGAACTGGCTTACATTGGCAATATGGAATCGCAGATAGTCCAGCAACAAGATTTGGTTAACTGGGCTGAATTATTCGAAGACATTCGTCTGAGTATTCTTGATCAGCTAAATGCTACTCAGGCTACCATTAAAACTGACTTTCAGGTTGCGGTTATCACAGTATCACGCAAGAGTGTTCGCAGCATCCTCTATAATCTGATTAGCAATGCAGTTAAATATCGTTCTGTAAACCGAAAACCGGAAATTCTCATCCGTACCGAATCACTGCCCGGATTTCAACTCCTGACTGTCCAGGATAATGGAAAAGGAATGGATGCCGAACAGCTACCCCAAATCTTTTCACTTTACCATCGGATTGAGCAGCACATAGAAGGGCAAGGCATTGGTCTGTATTTGGTTAAAAAGCTGATATATGCTGCCGGAGGGAAAATCGAAGTTGAGAGCTCACTTGACAAGGGCACTATTTTCAGACTGTATTTCAAATCGGAGTAA
- a CDS encoding bestrophin family protein: protein MLLNKPISLSYFINLIKYDALIIVLYSGIAMVVRHHKYLHSISIPLPVAAIIGTLISLLLAFRISQSYERWWEARIIWGGIVNESRTLIRQVKQFLPADPMAKTHMIDFAERQIIWAFALGESLRKLPFSQKVTTYLNKHELQSNNIPNLLLDKHSEQWQYVSSQYNLDPNKQVQLDSTLVRLTDAMGKCERIKSTVFPKSYSVLIRFIIYVFLTVFPFGLEEVGDIPEIILSILIPLLFIMIEQTSVLMQDPFENRPTDTPVTTIAQTIEINLSEMTSSVMIQKQSPVDSSYYIL, encoded by the coding sequence ATGTTGTTGAACAAACCAATCTCGCTGTCATATTTTATTAACCTCATTAAATATGATGCACTCATTATTGTACTTTATAGTGGTATTGCTATGGTTGTTCGCCATCACAAATACCTTCACTCTATTTCAATCCCCCTTCCCGTAGCCGCCATAATTGGTACATTGATATCTTTGTTGCTGGCATTCAGAATATCGCAGTCGTATGAACGCTGGTGGGAGGCCAGAATTATCTGGGGAGGGATTGTGAATGAGAGCCGTACTCTCATCCGTCAGGTAAAGCAGTTCTTACCAGCAGATCCGATGGCTAAAACCCATATGATCGACTTTGCCGAGCGACAGATTATCTGGGCGTTTGCCCTGGGAGAATCTCTCAGAAAGCTTCCGTTTTCACAAAAAGTAACTACTTATCTGAACAAACATGAATTGCAAAGCAACAACATTCCCAATCTGTTGCTGGATAAGCACTCCGAACAATGGCAATATGTAAGCAGTCAGTACAATCTGGACCCCAACAAACAGGTACAGCTTGATTCAACGTTGGTGAGATTAACCGATGCAATGGGAAAATGCGAGCGCATTAAAAGCACAGTTTTTCCAAAATCGTACAGTGTGCTAATCCGTTTTATCATTTATGTGTTTTTAACCGTTTTTCCTTTTGGTCTGGAAGAGGTTGGCGATATACCAGAAATTATATTATCCATATTGATTCCACTCCTTTTTATTATGATTGAACAGACATCCGTCCTTATGCAGGACCCCTTTGAGAATCGCCCAACAGATACCCCGGTTACAACCATCGCTCAAACCATTGAGATCAATTTAAGCGAGATGACTAGTTCGGTTATGATTCAAAAACAATCTCCTGTGGATAGCAGCTATTATATATTGTAA
- a CDS encoding porin family protein produces the protein MKNLFAIKQQAFKHLTFSLLALLSVSTYSYAQEADGVKFGIKGGLNLSNFYKTEVGDEKIKPGFNAGVFLKAPIAGEVLSIQPEVLYTLVGSETEYSNFLQGSGKYRFNLGYIQVPILLMVNLGPLNIHAGPYAAFLTNVNIKDVDDDGSIDGVTELNKDKFNSIDYGLAGGLGFDLKGATLGFRYNYGLREVGKDGGISLNGSTNASRLLRDSKNSVFQIYVGFGF, from the coding sequence ATGAAAAATCTTTTTGCAATCAAACAACAGGCGTTTAAGCATCTAACTTTCAGTTTGCTTGCCTTGTTAAGTGTGAGTACCTATTCCTATGCACAAGAAGCAGATGGAGTAAAATTTGGGATCAAGGGGGGACTTAACCTTTCCAACTTTTATAAAACAGAAGTCGGAGACGAAAAGATTAAACCCGGATTCAATGCAGGCGTATTTCTAAAGGCACCCATTGCAGGAGAAGTTTTATCCATACAGCCTGAGGTTTTATATACACTGGTGGGCTCTGAAACCGAGTATAGCAATTTTTTACAGGGCAGTGGTAAGTACCGTTTCAACCTGGGATATATTCAGGTACCTATTCTGTTGATGGTAAATCTGGGCCCTCTCAACATTCACGCCGGTCCGTACGCGGCCTTTCTGACGAATGTGAATATAAAAGATGTAGACGATGATGGATCGATAGATGGAGTAACCGAATTGAATAAAGACAAATTCAATAGCATTGATTATGGTCTGGCTGGAGGTCTCGGTTTTGATCTGAAGGGAGCTACACTGGGATTCCGTTATAACTATGGTTTACGTGAGGTAGGAAAAGATGGAGGGATCAGCCTGAATGGTTCTACCAACGCCAGTCGGTTGCTAAGAGACTCTAAAAACAGCGTCTTCCAGATTTATGTAGGATTCGGTTTTTAA
- a CDS encoding response regulator, with protein sequence MALPQTLHRGPILIINDDEDEEFIMEKIFQELNTPQERLYFTNTHSAFDYLANNTPIPFLIICDMMLPMENGVEFKKRVDELTQMKIKSIPFVFMSNAISNTVITDIYTTIALQGAFEKPFEYTELKDLVKIILDYWSVCKQPVVN encoded by the coding sequence ATGGCCTTACCGCAAACCTTACACCGTGGTCCTATCTTGATCATTAATGATGATGAGGATGAGGAATTCATAATGGAAAAAATCTTTCAGGAGTTAAATACTCCTCAGGAAAGACTCTATTTTACCAACACCCATTCAGCTTTTGACTATTTGGCAAACAATACTCCTATTCCATTTCTGATTATTTGTGATATGATGCTTCCTATGGAAAATGGAGTAGAATTTAAAAAGCGGGTAGATGAGCTTACACAAATGAAAATCAAAAGTATTCCATTTGTGTTTATGTCCAATGCTATCTCAAATACTGTTATTACAGATATCTATACTACTATTGCTCTCCAGGGTGCTTTTGAGAAGCCTTTTGAGTATACAGAGTTGAAAGATCTTGTAAAAATAATTCTAGACTACTGGTCTGTTTGTAAACAACCGGTTGTAAACTAA